Proteins from a genomic interval of Siniperca chuatsi isolate FFG_IHB_CAS linkage group LG10, ASM2008510v1, whole genome shotgun sequence:
- the plagl2 gene encoding zinc finger protein PLAGL2, translated as MAAAAADASHHITALTLEEEGRRTAAKLFGSAAPLPRTERERERGGGKEREREEEGEEVGRACGNECLVCGALFASQEKLRLHALSHTGEKPFHCSQPHCPKAFSSKYKLFRHMATHSPQKTHQCSFCEKMFHRKDHLKNHLQTHDPNKEAFKCEECGKHYNTKLGYKRHVAMHSATAGDLTCKVCMQTYESTPVLLEHLKSHSGKSSGGAKEKKHPCDHCDRRFYTRKDVRRHMVVHTGRKDFLCQYCAQRFGRKDHLTRHVKKSHSQELLKIKTEPPDMLGLLASGSPPCSVKEELSPMMCGMGPNKDPMMGKPFPSGAPFPMGMYNPHHLQAMSNSGVGHPHPSLMPSSLSAAMGMGCHMESPGPLHPHSHHHHHHHHHHHHHHSPPLPPHHQPPAPQQQHQPQPAPKYQLGSTSYLLDKPLKVEMESFLMDLQSGSPGPVPSVEPHAAASPPKDGLEPTSGLADELCGDPLLSKSPVVIADSLCAANMDFSHLLGFLPLNLPPYSAPMSTGGLVMGYTSSATSSSSSISSSSSLHAAEPHAAAVAAAAAAVATAPLTSLQPQPQEQQSSSGGLGLGPLHPLPSVFSSSLSTTTLPRFHQAFQ; from the exons ATGGCAGCTGCTGCCGCCGATGCCTCACACCATATTACCGCACTGACGCTGGAGGAAGAGGGACGACGAACTGCCGCCAAGCTGTTTGGGAGCGCCGCCCCGCTGCcacggacagagagagaaagagagagagggggggggaaagagagagagagggaggaagaaggagaagaggtAGGGAGAGCGTGTGGAAACGAGTGTTTGGTGTGCGGGGCCCTGTTCGCCTCACAGGAGAAGCTCCGGCTCCACGCCTTGagtcacacaggagagaaacccttCCACTGCTCGCAGCCACACTGTCCCAAGGCCTTCAGCTCCAAATACAAACTCTTCAG GCATATGGCCACACACTCTCCGCAGAAGACCCATCAGTGCTCGTTCTGTGAGAAAATGTTCCACCGCAAAGACCACCTAAAGAACCACCTGCAGACCCATGACCCCAACAAGGAGGCCTTCAAGTGTGAGGAGTGTGGGAAGCACTACAACACCAAGCTGGGATATAAGCGCCATGTGGCCATGCACTCTGCCACGGCAGGGGATCTCACCTGTAAAGTGTGCATGCAGACCTACGAGAGCACACCCGTACTCTTGGAGCACCTCAAGAGCCACTCCGGGAAGTCCTCTGGTGGCGCCAAGGAGAAAAAACACCCGTGCGACCACTGTGATCGTCGTTTCTACACACGGAAGGATGTGAGACGGCACATGGTGGTCCACACAGGCCGAAAGGACTTCCTGTGCCAGTACTGTGCCCAGCGGTTCGGCAGGAAGGACCATCTGACACGCCACGTGAAGAAGAGCCACTCGCAGGAGCTGCTGAAGATCAAGACAGAGCCTCCTGATATGTTAGGTCTTTTAGCTTCAGGGTCACCACCTTGCTCTGTGAAGGAGGAGCTCAGCCCCATGATGTGCGGAATGGGTCCCAACAAAGACCCAATGATGGGCAAACCATTTCCCAGTGGGGCCCCTTTTCCGATGGGCATGTACAACCCCCACCATCTCCAGGCCATGTCTAATTCTGGGGTGGGTCACCCACACCCGTCCCTAATGCCCAGTTCCTTGTCTGCAGCTATGGGCATGGGCTGTCACATGGAATCCCCTGGACCTCTTCACCCACActcccatcaccaccaccatcaccaccaccatcaccaccaccatcattcCCCTCCGCTTCCCCCACACCACCAGCCTCCGGCtccccagcagcagcaccagcccCAGCCAGCCCCCAAATACCAGCTGGGATCTACCTCATACTTGCTGGACAAGCCCTTGAAAGTGGAGATGGAGAGCTTCCTCATGGATCTGCAGAGTGGCTCGCCAGGCCCGGTTCCTTCTGTGGAGCCCCACGCTGCTGCCTCGCCCCCCAAGGACGGACTGGAGCCCACCTCGGGCCTGGCGGATGAGCTTTGCGGGGATCCTCTCCTGTCCAAGAGCCCTGTGGTGATCGCTGATTCTCTGTGTGCTGCTAACATGGACTTCTCCCACCTGCTAGGGTTCCTGCCCCTCAACCTGCCTCCTTACAGCGCCCCCATGAGCACGGGAGGGCTGGTGATGGGCTACACCTCATCTGCgacctcttcctcttcttccatctcctcttcctcatctctgcATGCTGCCGAGCCCCATGCTGCAGCAGTTGCCGCGGCAGCAGCTGCCGTCGCCACGGCACCTCTTACCTCTTTGCAACCACAACCTCAGGAGCAGCAGAGCTCCAGTGGGGGTCTGGGCCTCGGACCCCTGCACCCCCTCCCATCAGTGTTCAGCTCCAGCCTTAGTACCACCACACTGCCTCGCTTCCACCAGGCCTTCCAGTGA